One region of Eupeodes corollae chromosome 1, idEupCoro1.1, whole genome shotgun sequence genomic DNA includes:
- the LOC129951016 gene encoding uncharacterized protein LOC129951016, which translates to MAIYIDDGIIPAKDDNKIQAVINFLRKEFAVKVFEAKFFLGFEIFYKTDGTIFINQQCFADKTVSKFGMMNANTVSTPADTFAFEMVKDNKTSSSSNFPYHATVGSLMYLAVGTRPDISYALGVVSRYMENPMEVHIKALKCIIRYVKGTRNYGIAFNSNSLYTFESYSDADYAGDRNTRRSTSGYICFLGDGPIS; encoded by the coding sequence ATGGCAATATACATTGACGATGGCATCATTCCAGCAAAGGACGACAACAAAATTCAGGCAGTCATcaactttttaagaaaagaatttgCAGTAAAAGTATTCGAAGCTAAATTTTTTCttggatttgaaattttttataaaacggaCGGAACTATTTTTATCAATCAACAATGCTTTGCCGACAAAACAGTGTCTAAATTCGGGATGATGAATGCGAACACAGTCTCTACCCCTGCAGATACATTTGCATTCGAAATGGTTAAAGATAATAAAACTTCAAGTAGCAGTAATTTTCCATATCATGCAACAGTTGGAAGTTTAATGTACCTTGCTGTAGGGACGCGCCCGGATATCTCATATGCTTTGGGAGTTGTGAGCCGATACATGGAAAATCCAATGGAGGTTCACATCAAGGCATTAAAGTGTATCATAAGATATGTTAAAGGAACACGAAATTATGGTATtgctttcaattcaaattctttATATACTTTTGAATCCTATAGCGATGCTGACTATGCCGGTGATCGAAACACAAGGCGATCAACAAGTGGGTATATCTGTTTCCTAGGAGATGGTCCGATCTCTTGA